Proteins from a genomic interval of Ferrovibrio terrae:
- a CDS encoding SRPBCC family protein produces MTRTANDPANRFATLTFARDIAAPVSVLWQAWTAPAARKVWAAPTPAVTVEFLEADTRVGGREVSLCKVEGQPDIRCEVGWLDLQPMLRSVNYEVVSCEDVTQSVALVTAEVSGTDQRSRLVVTVQLSSLAENMETGYRQGFGAGLDNLANAAERTMVLERVIKAPRRLVWGAWMNPETLPQWWGPDGYSCRTTRIDLRAGGEWVFDMIGPDGTVYPNHHRYGEVHAEERLAYTLHWGENGPKHADAWALFEDQGGATKVTLGMVFNTADEFQAAKGFGAVELGLQTLGKLERFVTSR; encoded by the coding sequence ATGACTCGGACAGCAAATGACCCGGCAAATCGCTTTGCAACTCTGACCTTCGCGCGCGACATCGCCGCGCCGGTCTCGGTGCTGTGGCAGGCCTGGACCGCCCCGGCCGCGCGCAAGGTCTGGGCTGCGCCCACGCCCGCGGTCACCGTGGAGTTTCTGGAAGCCGACACCAGGGTGGGCGGGCGCGAGGTCTCGCTCTGCAAGGTCGAGGGGCAGCCGGATATCCGCTGCGAGGTTGGCTGGCTCGACTTGCAGCCCATGCTGCGCAGCGTGAATTACGAAGTGGTGTCATGCGAGGACGTGACGCAATCGGTTGCGCTGGTGACGGCGGAAGTCTCAGGTACGGACCAGCGCAGCCGGCTGGTCGTGACGGTGCAGCTGTCCTCGCTGGCGGAGAATATGGAGACGGGATACCGGCAGGGTTTTGGCGCCGGGCTGGACAATCTGGCAAATGCTGCTGAACGCACCATGGTGCTGGAGCGCGTGATCAAGGCGCCGCGGCGCCTCGTCTGGGGCGCGTGGATGAACCCCGAGACGCTGCCGCAATGGTGGGGGCCGGACGGATATTCCTGCCGGACAACGCGGATCGATCTGCGCGCCGGTGGCGAATGGGTCTTCGACATGATCGGGCCGGATGGCACGGTCTATCCGAACCACCATCGTTACGGCGAGGTGCACGCCGAAGAACGACTCGCCTACACGCTGCATTGGGGTGAGAACGGGCCGAAACATGCCGATGCCTGGGCCTTGTTCGAGGATCAGGGCGGCGCCACAAAGGTGACGCTGGGCATGGTGTTCAACACGGCTGACGAATTCCA
- a CDS encoding ArsR/SmtB family transcription factor produces the protein MAKHDPDLSLLFHALADPTRRSILTRLADEPARVTDLAGPTGLRLPTVMRHLSVLEEAGLISTSKEGRTRTCALVPEALDPMRTWLEDQRAIWEARLDRLDAFVMNVMKAQKE, from the coding sequence ATGGCTAAGCATGATCCTGATCTCTCGCTCCTCTTCCACGCGCTCGCCGATCCGACCCGCCGCTCGATCCTGACCCGGCTTGCGGACGAGCCTGCGCGCGTCACCGATCTGGCCGGGCCCACGGGACTGCGCCTGCCCACGGTGATGCGGCACCTGTCCGTGCTGGAGGAGGCGGGGTTGATCTCGACCTCCAAGGAGGGGCGGACACGGACCTGCGCCCTCGTTCCGGAAGCGCTGGACCCGATGCGGACATGGCTGGAGGACCAGCGGGCGATCTGGGAAGCCCGACTCGACCGGCTGGATGCATTTGTGATGAACGTGATGAAGGCGCAAAAGGAATGA
- a CDS encoding peroxidase-related enzyme (This protein belongs to a clade of uncharacterized proteins related to peroxidases such as the alkylhydroperoxidase AhpD.): MAKPKQKTAKPAAAKKASKTHAQKAHALKIPVPARDKLDPATQAYFAKCDEKIGFVPNVLLSYSFDAKKLRGFTDMYNELMLGESGLSKLEREMIAVAVSSINHCFYCLTAHGAAVRQLSGDPKLGEQMVMNYRVADLTPKMRAALDFAAKLTERPDKIVESDRETLRKAGWSDKDIWDIASTASFFNMSNRMAAAIEMNPNDEYHGAFR, translated from the coding sequence ATGGCCAAGCCGAAGCAGAAAACCGCCAAACCCGCCGCCGCGAAAAAGGCATCGAAGACGCATGCCCAAAAAGCGCATGCCCTGAAGATTCCGGTGCCGGCGCGCGACAAGCTGGATCCGGCGACGCAGGCCTATTTCGCCAAATGCGACGAGAAGATCGGCTTCGTGCCCAACGTGCTGCTGAGCTACAGCTTCGACGCGAAGAAGCTGCGCGGCTTCACCGACATGTACAACGAGCTGATGCTGGGCGAGAGCGGCCTGAGCAAACTCGAACGCGAAATGATCGCGGTGGCGGTCAGCAGCATCAACCACTGCTTCTACTGCCTGACCGCGCATGGCGCGGCGGTGCGCCAGCTGTCGGGCGATCCGAAGCTGGGCGAGCAGATGGTGATGAACTACCGCGTCGCCGATCTGACGCCGAAGATGCGCGCCGCGCTGGACTTCGCCGCCAAGCTGACCGAGCGCCCGGACAAGATCGTGGAATCGGATCGCGAGACGTTGCGCAAGGCGGGCTGGAGCGACAAGGACATCTGGGACATCGCGTCAACAGCCAGCTTCTTCAACATGAGCAACCGCATGGCCGCCGCCATCGAGATGAATCCGAACGACGAGTATCACGGCGCGTTCCGGTGA
- a CDS encoding phosphatase PAP2 family protein, translated as MPHLLSSLFTRLGKFELPLLVLPGLAAAALWGFVALVDEVLEGEVHDIDSRLLFALRNPQDASDPLGPRWFEELMRDITAFGGTGPLTFITLAGMIYLLLRRRLRTALFLFAAISGGQLLSSLLKLGFDRPRPDLVPHGMTVYSASFPSGHAMMTAIVYLTLAALLARSESRHRLKAFLLLLAASVTLMVGLSRVYLGVHWPSDVLGGWMIGSAWAAVCWTLAVLLQRRGELEGESAPSPDDQAGDRS; from the coding sequence ATGCCCCATCTTCTCTCTTCCCTCTTCACCCGCCTCGGCAAGTTTGAACTGCCGCTGCTGGTGCTGCCCGGCCTCGCCGCCGCAGCATTGTGGGGCTTCGTCGCGCTGGTGGATGAAGTGCTGGAGGGGGAGGTCCATGACATCGACAGCCGCCTGCTGTTCGCCTTGCGCAATCCGCAGGATGCCTCCGATCCGCTCGGGCCGCGCTGGTTCGAGGAACTGATGCGCGACATCACCGCCTTCGGCGGCACCGGGCCGCTCACCTTCATCACACTGGCCGGCATGATCTACCTGCTGCTGCGCCGGCGGCTGCGGACGGCACTCTTTCTCTTCGCCGCCATCAGTGGCGGCCAGCTGCTGTCATCGCTGCTGAAACTCGGTTTCGACCGGCCGCGACCCGACCTGGTGCCACATGGCATGACGGTCTATTCCGCCAGCTTCCCGAGCGGCCATGCGATGATGACCGCCATCGTCTATCTCACGCTCGCAGCCCTGCTGGCGCGCAGTGAAAGCCGGCACCGGCTGAAAGCCTTCCTGCTGCTGCTGGCGGCGTCCGTGACGCTGATGGTGGGCCTCAGCCGCGTCTATCTCGGCGTCCACTGGCCCAGCGACGTGCTCGGCGGCTGGATGATCGGCAGCGCCTGGGCGGCGGTGTGCTGGACACTCGCCGTGCTGCTGCAGCGCCGCGGCGAGCTGGAAGGCGAATCGGCACCATCGCCGGACGATCAGGCCGGGGATCGGAGCTGA
- a CDS encoding EAL domain-containing response regulator produces the protein MSAAETTAAVIDPARLRVLVVDDMKLMREMASAMLRAQGIGIVETCDDGSTALAALDRLAAASLSCDLMLLDLNMPGMDGIEVLRHLADRGYEGQIALFSAESARVLRTAETLARAHNLNILGFVEKPLTDAAVADLLRKLSLGGAKAVINTAEPLSEAELLDGIRLGQIEIMVQPKVSMQTRQPIGVEALARWRHPQRGVIGAGQFIPLAENGAAAEPLFEAILGLALRAAGLWRAEGLHLQMAVNLSTANLTRLDLPQRIAAAVSEHGLTPADLVLEVTESRLIEDQTAALEVLTRLKLKGFNLAIDDFGTGYSSLEQLQRFPFEEMKIDRQFVGMAVTDQAARAIVSSSVRLARKLGMTTVAEGIENQPDWDCAAALGCDIAQGYFISAPIKPESLPGWIAAWLSRRV, from the coding sequence GTGTCAGCTGCTGAAACTACCGCTGCCGTCATCGATCCGGCCCGCCTGCGCGTGCTGGTGGTCGACGACATGAAGCTGATGCGCGAGATGGCCTCGGCCATGCTGCGCGCGCAGGGCATCGGCATTGTCGAAACCTGCGACGACGGCAGCACGGCGCTCGCCGCCCTCGATCGCCTGGCAGCGGCATCGCTGTCCTGCGACCTGATGCTGCTCGATCTCAACATGCCCGGCATGGACGGCATCGAGGTGCTGCGTCATCTCGCCGATCGCGGCTATGAAGGCCAGATCGCATTGTTCAGCGCGGAGTCCGCGCGCGTGCTGCGCACTGCGGAGACGCTGGCGCGCGCGCACAATCTCAACATCCTCGGCTTCGTCGAAAAGCCGCTGACCGACGCCGCCGTCGCCGACCTGCTGCGCAAACTGAGCCTGGGCGGCGCGAAAGCCGTGATCAACACTGCCGAACCCTTGAGCGAAGCGGAGTTGCTCGATGGCATTCGTCTGGGCCAGATCGAGATCATGGTGCAGCCGAAAGTGTCGATGCAGACGCGCCAGCCGATCGGCGTCGAAGCACTGGCCCGCTGGCGTCATCCGCAGCGCGGCGTGATCGGCGCCGGGCAGTTCATTCCGCTTGCCGAGAATGGCGCCGCCGCCGAGCCGCTGTTCGAGGCGATCCTGGGGCTGGCACTGCGCGCCGCCGGTTTGTGGCGCGCTGAAGGTCTGCACCTGCAGATGGCGGTGAATCTTTCCACCGCGAATCTGACACGGCTCGATCTGCCGCAGCGCATTGCAGCAGCGGTGAGCGAACACGGCCTGACGCCCGCCGACCTCGTGCTGGAAGTGACCGAGAGCCGGCTGATCGAAGACCAGACCGCGGCGCTCGAGGTGCTGACGCGACTCAAGCTGAAAGGCTTCAACCTCGCCATCGACGATTTCGGCACCGGCTATTCCTCGCTCGAACAGCTGCAGCGGTTTCCCTTCGAGGAAATGAAAATCGATCGCCAGTTCGTCGGCATGGCCGTCACGGACCAGGCGGCGCGCGCCATCGTCAGCTCATCCGTGCGACTGGCGCGCAAGCTCGGCATGACCACGGTGGCCGAGGGCATCGAGAACCAGCCCGACTGGGACTGCGCCGCCGCCCTGGGCTGCGACATCGCGCAGGGCTATTTCATCTCCGCACCGATCAAGCCCGAGAGCCTGCCAGGCTGGATCGCCGCCTGGCTCAGCCGGCGTGTCTGA
- a CDS encoding four-helix bundle copper-binding protein, producing MHTQMMIQTHPDVDGDIQADQVLIDCIEACFDCAQTCIACADACLAEDEAHHLKQCIRLDLDCADICDTVAKVATRRTGSNITTLRVLLAACAEACRVCAEECESHADMHEHCAICAEACRRCEMSCHAMADLASPLMQ from the coding sequence ATGCATACTCAGATGATGATCCAGACCCATCCAGACGTGGATGGCGACATCCAGGCCGACCAGGTACTGATCGATTGCATCGAGGCCTGCTTCGACTGCGCGCAAACCTGCATCGCCTGCGCCGATGCCTGTCTGGCCGAAGACGAGGCGCATCACCTCAAGCAGTGCATCCGGCTCGATCTCGACTGCGCCGATATCTGCGACACGGTGGCGAAAGTCGCAACGCGCCGCACCGGCAGCAACATCACCACACTGCGCGTGCTGCTGGCCGCCTGTGCCGAGGCCTGCCGCGTCTGCGCGGAAGAATGCGAGAGCCATGCCGACATGCATGAGCATTGCGCGATCTGCGCCGAGGCCTGCCGCCGCTGCGAGATGTCGTGCCACGCGATGGCCGACCTCGCGTCGCCGCTGATGCAGTGA